From a region of the Candidatus Hydrogenedentota bacterium genome:
- a CDS encoding HigA family addiction module antidote protein: MAISTNTLVEVFPPGEYIQDELEARGWLQTDLVDILGVDKKTVSDIIAGKRSITPDMAVLIGEAFGTGPEVWLNLDNAYRLHHTRCGADRVREVSRKSELYAKYPIRQMANRGWLSQTKDMALLEQELAAFFTPEDLGFAARRSGDEAKEPLQLAWLYRAHHLARTLPAEPFSETALARAFPELKTLLRDPADLVRLPEILARAGVRILIVEALPTSQIDGVCFWLDQKMPVVALSTRLDRIDNFWFTLMHELMHVKYGHGRERAMLDVDILGRKDDIPKEERLANEGAAEFCVPQAELEAFIAHTRPGFSMAKITAFAEDIQAHPGLVVGQLQHRGVIEYRQHRGALKKVRSALLADVAFDGWGEVATTTA; the protein is encoded by the coding sequence ATGGCAATCTCCACGAACACCCTCGTCGAAGTCTTCCCGCCCGGCGAGTATATCCAGGACGAACTGGAAGCGCGCGGCTGGCTCCAGACCGATCTCGTGGATATTCTGGGCGTGGACAAGAAGACCGTCAGCGATATCATCGCGGGAAAGCGGAGCATCACGCCCGACATGGCCGTGCTTATCGGCGAGGCCTTCGGCACCGGTCCCGAAGTCTGGCTGAATCTGGACAACGCGTACCGCCTGCATCACACCCGATGCGGCGCGGACCGCGTCCGGGAGGTATCGCGCAAATCCGAACTGTACGCGAAGTATCCCATCCGCCAGATGGCCAACCGCGGCTGGCTCAGCCAGACCAAGGACATGGCGCTGTTGGAACAGGAACTGGCGGCGTTCTTCACGCCGGAGGACCTGGGTTTCGCCGCGCGGCGCTCGGGCGATGAGGCGAAGGAGCCCCTGCAACTGGCCTGGCTCTACCGCGCTCACCACCTCGCCAGGACCCTGCCCGCCGAGCCCTTTTCCGAGACCGCCCTCGCCCGGGCCTTTCCCGAGCTGAAGACGCTCCTCCGCGACCCGGCCGACCTCGTCAGGCTCCCGGAGATCCTCGCCCGCGCGGGCGTCCGCATTCTGATTGTCGAAGCGCTTCCCACCTCCCAGATCGACGGCGTCTGTTTCTGGCTCGATCAGAAAATGCCCGTAGTCGCGCTATCCACCCGGCTCGATCGCATCGACAACTTCTGGTTTACCCTGATGCACGAGTTGATGCACGTCAAATACGGCCACGGCCGCGAACGCGCCATGCTCGACGTCGATATCCTGGGGCGCAAGGACGATATCCCCAAGGAAGAGCGCCTCGCCAACGAAGGCGCGGCGGAATTTTGTGTGCCCCAGGCGGAACTCGAAGCCTTCATCGCCCACACCCGCCCCGGGTTCTCCATGGCGAAGATCACTGCCTTCGCGGAGGACATTCAGGCGCACCCGGGGTTGGTGGTGGGCCAACTGCAGCACCGGGGCGTGATTGAATACCGGCAGCACCGGGGAGCGCTGAAGAAAGTGCGGTCGGCGCTGCTGGCGGACGTGGCGTTTGATGGGTGGGGGGAGGTTGCGACAACAACCGCTTAA
- a CDS encoding type II toxin-antitoxin system HicB family antitoxin yields MSIKYELIIFWSEEDQAFVVDVPELPGCMADGASYEEALANAQVVIQHWVETARELGRPIPEPKGRLQFA; encoded by the coding sequence ATGTCGATTAAGTATGAACTCATCATATTCTGGAGCGAAGAAGATCAGGCGTTCGTTGTCGACGTGCCGGAGCTACCGGGTTGCATGGCGGATGGCGCCTCCTATGAGGAAGCGTTGGCCAATGCGCAAGTGGTGATTCAACACTGGGTCGAGACCGCCAGGGAACTCGGTCGCCCCATTCCGGAACCCAAGGGCCGCCTTCAGTTCGCCTGA
- a CDS encoding type II toxin-antitoxin system HicA family toxin, with protein sequence MGKYEKLRAAILVGASDSNTDFSMLCQLLQRLGFDERCRGGHHIFTKEGVDEIINIQPRGKSAKAYQVKQIRNLLIKYQLGSTDVD encoded by the coding sequence ATGGGAAAGTATGAGAAGCTTCGCGCTGCTATACTCGTGGGCGCGTCGGATAGTAACACCGATTTCAGCATGTTGTGCCAGCTGCTTCAGCGATTGGGTTTCGATGAGCGTTGCCGGGGCGGCCACCACATCTTCACCAAAGAAGGCGTGGACGAAATCATCAATATTCAACCCAGGGGAAAGAGCGCGAAGGCGTATCAGGTGAAGCAGATACGAAACCTCCTCATCAAGTACCAGTTGGGATCAACCGATGTCGATTAA
- a CDS encoding alpha/beta hydrolase encodes MTRLLHTLAVVFALACASGLASAEENAPQPRTLEYQGVQRTYYIALPADYNPETTYWPLVMVHGGGGNAAENFYAAAVRRLADDAGLPTIVVQPEFITEDKQVSRFPSLGEAAFLRAVLEKVRAEFNVREKILLCGYSMGGQFTHRFALAHPDLVRACAPFAAGTWTTPDGTLLIEQYGVVADPVTFLSAPENAAKIPERLHDLFDPRVANAAGIRAAPGADRVPFLVMCGTLDTRFGIAQEFAASLRTSGYAVETEWPQTPHSRAGGAHDAEFEKYSVRAVAFFKRHTGG; translated from the coding sequence ATGACCCGTCTCTTGCACACACTGGCCGTCGTCTTCGCCCTGGCCTGCGCTTCCGGCCTGGCCTCCGCCGAGGAGAACGCGCCCCAGCCCCGCACACTCGAATACCAGGGCGTCCAGCGCACGTACTACATCGCCCTGCCCGCGGACTATAACCCCGAAACCACCTACTGGCCGTTGGTCATGGTCCATGGCGGTGGCGGCAACGCGGCGGAGAATTTCTACGCGGCCGCCGTCCGCCGCCTGGCCGATGACGCGGGGCTGCCCACCATCGTGGTTCAACCCGAATTCATTACCGAAGACAAACAGGTGAGCCGATTTCCCTCGCTGGGCGAGGCCGCCTTTCTTCGCGCCGTGCTGGAGAAGGTCCGCGCCGAGTTCAACGTCCGCGAGAAGATACTGCTGTGCGGCTACTCCATGGGCGGCCAGTTCACCCACCGCTTCGCCCTCGCCCACCCCGATCTGGTGCGGGCCTGCGCGCCCTTCGCGGCCGGCACGTGGACCACGCCGGATGGGACCCTGCTCATCGAGCAATACGGCGTCGTGGCCGACCCCGTGACCTTTCTTTCCGCGCCCGAAAACGCCGCGAAGATCCCGGAACGGCTCCACGACCTGTTCGATCCGCGGGTCGCCAACGCCGCCGGAATCCGGGCCGCACCCGGCGCCGATCGGGTTCCCTTCCTCGTCATGTGCGGAACACTGGACACGCGCTTCGGTATCGCGCAGGAATTCGCCGCCTCGCTTCGAACCTCCGGCTACGCCGTCGAAACCGAATGGCCCCAAACCCCGCACTCGCGGGCCGGCGGCGCGCACGACGCCGAATTCGAAAAGTATTCGGTCCGCGCCGTGGCCTTCTTCAAGCGCCACACCGGGGGCTGA
- a CDS encoding family 20 glycosylhydrolase, translating into MTNRRPLSRLSLFTLLLLFAGCVTTSAPAPDAPDAPEAPVAEAPAPKPAALPAMEVGPVIADWPLLPAPRSVEMMGSMAGIDPATALSLESFPPVLAAALNDALGSFPRGPGDGSGPARHTFAIDAGAVSAPQGYVLEIGEGPAGAVVRAVAHDEPGLFYAAQTLRQIARLSQEKGAAPLCRIVDSPDFPNRGLMIDVARDKVPTMETLYGLVDLMASWKFNQLQLYTEHTFAYAGHEVVWKDASPITPEEARLLDAYCRDRYVQLVPNQNSFGHMGRWLSHPQYAPLAEVPGRNDLSPVDPGSIALIRDLYGQLLPNFSSPYVNIGCDETGTLGDGRSKAAAARRGKGRVYLDFLIQIREVAAAHGKSVQFWADIINNYPPLIPELPGDMVAMEWGYEANHPYAAHTRRFRESRVRFYVVPGTSSWNSFLGRTDNALANMRNAAEHGIANGAEGFLLTDWGDGGHWQFQPVSYLPFLFGAGVSWHFEGNRYMDAAAMADRYAFFDAAGVTGGAARDLGNAHLASGMEVDNRTVYYQIMTRYLDRPMNRYGLERLTVESLEATIARIDAGLGRLEDADLRGPDAGLILAEFRTNAALAKFACRLGIARIQAGRVGTSALPSSARAALAAELEAILPAYRELWLARNRPGGLQDSAGRLENLVAMLKR; encoded by the coding sequence ATGACAAATCGCCGCCCGCTCTCCCGTCTGTCCCTCTTCACCTTGCTTCTGTTGTTTGCCGGTTGCGTGACCACGTCCGCGCCCGCGCCAGACGCGCCAGACGCGCCGGAGGCCCCGGTTGCGGAAGCGCCCGCGCCCAAGCCCGCGGCGCTACCCGCGATGGAGGTTGGACCTGTGATAGCGGATTGGCCGCTCCTGCCCGCGCCGCGCTCGGTGGAAATGATGGGATCGATGGCGGGGATCGATCCGGCGACGGCGCTCTCGCTGGAGAGCTTCCCACCGGTGCTGGCGGCGGCGCTTAACGATGCGCTCGGGTCCTTTCCCCGGGGGCCGGGCGACGGATCGGGGCCTGCGCGGCATACATTCGCCATTGACGCAGGCGCCGTAAGCGCGCCGCAGGGCTATGTGCTTGAGATCGGCGAAGGGCCGGCCGGCGCGGTGGTCCGTGCGGTCGCGCATGATGAGCCGGGACTCTTTTACGCGGCGCAGACGCTGCGCCAGATCGCGCGGCTGTCGCAAGAAAAGGGGGCGGCGCCGCTTTGCCGGATCGTGGATTCCCCGGACTTTCCGAACCGGGGCCTCATGATCGACGTGGCGCGGGACAAGGTCCCTACGATGGAGACGCTGTACGGCCTGGTGGACTTGATGGCTTCGTGGAAGTTCAACCAGCTCCAGCTGTACACCGAGCACACCTTCGCGTATGCGGGGCACGAGGTCGTCTGGAAAGATGCGTCGCCCATCACGCCGGAGGAAGCCCGCCTGCTGGACGCGTACTGCCGGGACCGGTACGTCCAGCTTGTGCCGAACCAGAACTCCTTCGGACATATGGGGCGCTGGCTGTCGCACCCGCAATACGCGCCGCTCGCCGAAGTGCCGGGGCGCAACGACCTGAGCCCGGTCGACCCCGGATCGATCGCGCTCATCCGGGATCTGTATGGCCAGCTCCTGCCGAATTTCAGCAGCCCCTACGTGAATATAGGCTGTGACGAGACCGGGACGCTGGGCGATGGCCGCAGCAAGGCGGCGGCGGCGCGGCGCGGCAAGGGGCGGGTCTACCTCGATTTCCTGATCCAGATCCGCGAGGTGGCGGCGGCCCACGGCAAGTCAGTGCAGTTCTGGGCGGACATCATCAACAACTACCCGCCCCTGATTCCCGAACTCCCCGGGGACATGGTCGCGATGGAGTGGGGCTACGAGGCGAACCACCCGTACGCCGCCCACACGCGCCGCTTCCGGGAAAGCAGGGTCCGCTTCTACGTCGTTCCCGGGACTTCCTCGTGGAACTCCTTCCTCGGCCGGACGGATAACGCGCTGGCGAACATGCGGAACGCGGCGGAGCACGGCATCGCCAATGGCGCGGAGGGCTTCCTGCTCACCGACTGGGGCGATGGCGGCCACTGGCAATTCCAGCCGGTTTCCTACCTGCCGTTCCTCTTCGGCGCGGGTGTGAGCTGGCATTTCGAGGGGAATCGCTATATGGACGCCGCCGCGATGGCGGACCGTTACGCGTTTTTTGACGCCGCGGGCGTTACCGGGGGCGCCGCGCGGGATCTGGGCAACGCGCACCTGGCCTCCGGCATGGAGGTGGACAACCGGACCGTCTACTACCAGATCATGACGCGCTACCTGGACCGTCCCATGAACCGCTACGGGCTGGAGCGATTGACGGTGGAGAGCCTTGAGGCGACCATCGCCCGGATCGACGCGGGACTCGGCAGGCTGGAAGATGCGGACTTGCGCGGCCCGGACGCGGGGCTGATCCTGGCGGAATTCCGGACGAACGCCGCGCTGGCGAAATTTGCGTGCCGCCTGGGCATCGCCCGCATCCAGGCTGGCCGCGTTGGGACCTCGGCGCTGCCTTCTTCGGCGCGGGCGGCGCTCGCGGCGGAGCTGGAGGCTATCCTGCCCGCTTACAGGGAGTTATGGCTCGCGCGCAACCGCCCGGGCGGGCTCCAGGACAGCGCCGGACGGCTGGAAAACCTGGTTGCGATGCTGAAGCGATAG
- the rpsB gene encoding 30S ribosomal protein S2 has translation MAVVSMRQLLEAGIHFGHQTRRWHPKMKPYIFGQRNGIYIIDLQLTLRQVYKAYGLVRETVANGGSVLFVGTKKQAQEPVATEAQRCGQYFVNNRWLGGTLTNFQTVRGSIQELNNLQELESSEKIERYSKKERVMLRKRRERLEKNLLGIQKMPGLPSVVFIADAKREYIAVREAKRLGIPCIGIVDTNCDPDVVDLPIPGNDDAIRAISLFCSVIADAAIEGKMRQEKIRADEAEKRAARSKSDQDDAEDAGEAPELSEAIVAAEPAAEEAAPAAEEEA, from the coding sequence ATGGCAGTTGTATCCATGCGCCAGCTTCTGGAAGCGGGCATCCACTTTGGCCACCAGACGCGGCGGTGGCACCCGAAGATGAAGCCGTATATCTTCGGCCAGCGCAACGGCATCTACATCATCGACCTGCAGCTGACGCTCCGGCAGGTCTACAAGGCCTATGGCCTGGTGCGCGAGACGGTCGCCAACGGCGGATCGGTGCTTTTCGTGGGCACGAAGAAGCAGGCGCAGGAACCCGTGGCGACGGAGGCGCAGCGCTGCGGGCAGTATTTCGTGAACAACCGCTGGCTCGGCGGCACGCTGACGAACTTTCAGACGGTTCGCGGCAGTATCCAGGAGCTGAACAACCTTCAGGAACTGGAGTCGAGCGAGAAGATCGAGCGCTACAGCAAGAAGGAGCGCGTGATGCTCCGCAAGCGCCGCGAACGCCTGGAGAAGAACCTGCTGGGCATCCAGAAGATGCCGGGGCTCCCGAGCGTGGTCTTCATTGCGGACGCCAAGCGGGAGTACATCGCGGTGCGCGAGGCGAAGCGCCTGGGCATTCCGTGCATCGGCATTGTGGACACGAACTGCGACCCGGACGTGGTGGACCTGCCGATCCCCGGCAACGACGACGCGATTCGCGCGATCAGCCTGTTCTGCTCGGTGATCGCGGACGCCGCCATTGAAGGGAAGATGCGCCAGGAGAAGATCCGGGCGGACGAGGCCGAGAAGCGCGCGGCGCGTTCGAAGTCGGACCAGGACGACGCGGAAGATGCGGGTGAGGCGCCCGAATTGAGCGAAGCGATCGTTGCGGCCGAGCCCGCGGCCGAGGAAGCGGCCCCCGCGGCGGAAGAAGAGGCCTGA
- the tsf gene encoding translation elongation factor Ts, translating into MAISASDVKSLRESTGAGMMDCKKALEESGGNMDKAVAWLRERGIAKAAKRGDKVASEGAVQSYIHMGGKVGVLVEVNCETDFVARGDDFQELCRNICLQICSTAPLAVRHDELSAAVVAAEKDLYVKQAAETGKPQDICEKIAEGKLKKWFSEVCLMDQPFVKDPDKTIDQIVTELSGKVGEKITVRRFVRYQLGEGIEKAESNFAEEVAAELEKASQKN; encoded by the coding sequence ATGGCAATTAGTGCGAGCGATGTAAAGTCCCTCCGGGAATCGACCGGCGCGGGCATGATGGATTGCAAAAAGGCGCTGGAGGAATCCGGCGGCAACATGGATAAGGCGGTGGCGTGGTTGCGCGAGCGCGGCATCGCCAAGGCGGCGAAGCGCGGCGACAAGGTGGCCTCCGAGGGCGCGGTGCAGTCGTACATCCACATGGGCGGCAAGGTCGGCGTGCTTGTGGAAGTGAACTGCGAGACCGACTTCGTGGCGCGCGGCGACGACTTCCAGGAACTGTGCCGGAACATCTGCCTGCAGATCTGTTCAACGGCCCCGCTGGCCGTGCGGCATGACGAGTTGAGCGCGGCCGTGGTCGCGGCGGAGAAGGATCTCTACGTCAAGCAGGCCGCCGAGACCGGCAAACCGCAGGACATCTGCGAGAAGATCGCGGAGGGCAAGCTGAAGAAGTGGTTTTCCGAGGTCTGCCTCATGGACCAGCCCTTCGTGAAGGATCCGGACAAGACGATCGACCAGATCGTGACGGAGCTGAGCGGTAAGGTGGGCGAGAAGATCACGGTCCGCCGTTTTGTGCGCTACCAGCTTGGCGAGGGCATCGAGAAGGCGGAGAGCAACTTCGCCGAGGAAGTGGCCGCCGAGCTCGAGAAGGCCAGCCAGAAGAACTAA
- the pyrH gene encoding UMP kinase, which yields MATPVYKRILLKLSGEALEGASGNGGIDFPTLGAFCDEIKEVVDMGVEIGLVVGGGNIFRGAQGVETGLDQPTGDYMGMLATVINALAIQASLEQRGVRTRVMTAIEMRPIAEPYIRRRATRHLEKGRVVIFGAGTGNPFFTTDTAAALRANEIGAELVMKATKVDGVYDDDPVKNPSAKKYGELDYTTVLTNKLRVMDATAISLCRENRLPILVFNLTKPGNVVRVLRGESIGTLVKGE from the coding sequence TTGGCCACGCCAGTCTACAAGCGAATCCTGCTGAAACTCAGCGGCGAAGCCCTCGAAGGGGCCTCGGGGAACGGCGGGATCGATTTTCCCACGCTGGGCGCCTTCTGCGACGAGATCAAGGAGGTGGTGGATATGGGGGTGGAGATCGGGCTGGTGGTTGGCGGCGGCAACATCTTCCGGGGGGCGCAGGGCGTTGAAACGGGCCTGGACCAGCCGACCGGAGACTATATGGGGATGCTGGCGACGGTGATCAACGCGCTGGCTATCCAGGCGTCGCTGGAGCAGCGCGGGGTTCGGACGCGGGTGATGACCGCCATCGAAATGCGCCCGATCGCCGAGCCCTATATCCGCCGCCGCGCCACGCGTCATCTCGAGAAGGGGCGGGTGGTGATTTTCGGGGCCGGCACGGGCAACCCCTTCTTCACGACGGACACGGCGGCGGCGCTGCGCGCGAACGAGATCGGCGCGGAGCTGGTGATGAAGGCGACGAAGGTGGACGGGGTCTACGACGACGATCCGGTGAAGAATCCGTCGGCGAAGAAGTATGGCGAGCTCGACTACACGACGGTGTTGACGAACAAGCTCCGCGTGATGGACGCGACGGCGATATCGCTTTGCCGGGAAAACCGGCTGCCCATCCTGGTGTTCAACTTGACGAAGCCGGGAAATGTTGTCAGAGTGTTGCGGGGCGAATCGATTGGAACGCTGGTAAAGGGAGAGTAA
- the frr gene encoding ribosome recycling factor, with amino-acid sequence MSHPVLQEATEKMDKSVAAFQQEMSSLRTGRANAGMLEVVEVEVYGAKMKINQLGTVTVPDPHLIVIDLWDKSQMQTLEKAIMMSGLDLTPSNDGHVIRLPIPPLNEERRRDLVKVAGKYVEEAKVACRSIRRHAIDTLKKLQKDGEIPEDDAHRLTDAVQKLTDSHTEKIDAIFKAKEADIMEV; translated from the coding sequence GTGTCACACCCAGTACTTCAGGAAGCCACGGAGAAGATGGACAAGAGCGTGGCGGCATTCCAGCAGGAGATGAGCAGCCTGCGGACGGGCCGCGCGAACGCGGGGATGCTGGAAGTGGTGGAGGTGGAGGTGTACGGCGCGAAGATGAAGATTAACCAGCTGGGCACGGTCACGGTGCCCGACCCGCACCTTATCGTGATCGATTTGTGGGACAAGAGCCAGATGCAGACCCTCGAGAAGGCGATCATGATGTCCGGGCTCGACCTGACGCCGTCGAACGACGGGCACGTGATCCGGCTTCCGATCCCGCCGCTGAACGAAGAGCGGCGGCGCGATCTGGTGAAGGTGGCGGGGAAATATGTGGAGGAGGCGAAGGTGGCTTGCCGGAGCATCCGCCGCCACGCGATCGACACGCTGAAGAAGCTCCAGAAGGACGGCGAGATTCCCGAGGACGACGCGCACCGTCTCACGGACGCGGTCCAAAAGCTGACGGATTCGCACACCGAGAAGATCGACGCAATATTCAAGGCCAAAGAGGCCGATATCATGGAAGTCTAG